tgtttttgttcCAACAATCCTCTGAACTCACTAAGTACTTGTACAACATTTAAGTTACTTACTGTTTGGTCATGACATATATATCATGATCTCCTATTGGTAATATCACTTTCCTCTGAATTATGCTGCTTTATTATGCTGCTTTCtataaaaaaagaagagaaagtGTATGCTTTATTGGTTCATGTAGACTGTACTTTTTTGTGCATTGAGAATTCTAGAACCATCACTGGAGAAAAGTCTTTCAGATAAATTTCCAGTATGCATATATTCTactacaggtgactctcgatatatacagtgtataatatTTGTAGAACAGAAAAAGATACATTTGATATGGTACTATGGAATGAACAGGTGTTATGAAGTAATGCTTAtctcctccattgtttacagaaaCAAAAGTACTACAGTGGTAAATCTAGGATGttacatattaaaaaaaaattatttaaaaaaaaccccaacaactTTAAATCTTGTTTTAAAGAGTCTTCTATAATTATTCAAATTAGGAAATGGAGAGGTTGGAGGGAGCAAACTTGGTTGGCTGTTATGGACAAGCTTAGGTCTGCACCATAATtatgtgtaaatgttttaaaattcagaGAGCATGCTGCTTagtatcaattttatttattgaaatatttaaatatccAAACTGTAGAAAAGTTGCATTCTTAATAAACAGGTTGAATTTGGAAAAGTAgggggaggaggaggaggaggaggaggaataTGCTTAGCAAACTTGCCTGGCTGCTATGGCCTAAATATCTGTATTTAATAAGAAAAGAATGgtcatcaaaattttctttaaaaaaaagatatcaagTTGGAATTTCTGCAGGTTGAATTTGGAGGGGTGGGTGGTTGGGTTGGGTAGGTTGGCTTAGCAAACACAGATCACAGATTTTGAATAGTACGAACATGGTGGAATTCCATCTGATGTTTAAGTATTAAATGCACCACGATTTACTCAGTTTGGAATAACATCTGCATAAACTGACAGCAAATCAATGTATTTTTTCTGTGTCCTAAAAATACCCTCTGAATGTATGAAAGCTTTAGACAAAACGGATTAATGATTCTCATGATATTTTGAGTGATATGAACATGATTTTATCCCATCTCATATGTCAGCATTAAATGTGCTATACTTAACACTTCCATAAAGAGAGGAGCAAATACATGCGTATACGTGTGACtgtaaaaaaaccaaaaaaccccAGAGATGTCATGTTATTCACCTGTCCTCAAGCACCTCTATGTATGATGAGCTTGTTGGATCCAATACACAATTGAAATAAAACCATTCACACTGATGGCAATTACTTGTGGTGTATCTAGTATTTATTTCAAAGTATAGATataaagaatatacaatttCTGGGATTTTCATGTagggatataatttaaaacAATGAAAGGAAGATAATCAGCCTACCTGATTATGTAAACAtgattttgttgttttcatatccattgatataaacaactatgactttttaaatttcacttttgaattcaaataaattaaaatcacTATTGAAATAATCATTAGGTATTCAGTGTTCAGAGTGCACTCATGTTCCAGAGGGAACGTATCTTTCACCCAATGCACATGGTTCTTGATGATGCCCGGAATAAGTAGAATGCTTATTTATATCATAGATTGTACTTTCGTTGTAtattaaagtttttgttttaaaactctAGTTGTAATAATTTAAGTCCCACGTCATAATTTCagtatttgattttaaaaaatggaactGAGATATAGACACAAAAATAGCAAGGAGAAACATCATTTCTTAACAAAATCGCAGCAATTAATCATTTGCCCCCAGCCATCAAATCATTGtgtattgatttatatatacatctaAGTGATTGGACTTTTTCTTCCTAATTGCCTTAGGAAAATCTAGCTCCtttttgattggttgttggTAAATTCCGCATAGTATTCGTCTGATGACGGGTACAGGGATGTTACAGAAAATTGCACATGTCAGTTAAATAATGTTTTACTATCGCGTAGTATGGTAAACCCAGAAAGTGACGTGGTATATCAGACATACTAATCATTAGACTCACTTGATGGGAGTGATGCTGCTTATGTTCACTGTACTAAGATTTCATCTACCCAGTATGAAGAATCCATCATCAAATCAGATTACAGTGTGCATCATCATGTGAAAGGGTTTAACCCTCTCCTCAACTTTctattgtactgtttattaccAAGAACCATACATTTCATAGGTTTAACATATACACATAAAATAATTACAAGGTGATAGAGTGATTATATAATTGCTTCTCTGTCACATGTTTTAACTGAAAAATTACGCTACATCTACCACTGTCACGGTACACCCCAAAGATTAATGAACATCAGTTTGAAGAGTTATTTTAATGTGACTTGTTAAAAAAATTTAGTATGCTAACTGAGAAAAAACAACAGTGCACAAATGCAAATATTTTTACTGGAGTATGGAGAGAGTGTGTTATAGTAATCGATTTTTACATCTATTATAGTTATAGGTAATGATTAATCACATCGACTGTAATTTATGGTCCCCTGCTTTTTGTGGAAACATTTGAACTTTCATTTGCCCATTACTCCGATGACCCAAACTTTTACATCAAACTTCATATTTAGCAAGTTCTTTCCATGTGATAATGCTTTTTGATAGATACAAAAACGATTCATGCTAGCTAGTTCTTTGAATTGCTTGATAAGTTTTGTATGTACTTGTGGatagtgtacatacatgtagactgGTGGAATTGCCAGTGACCATATAGCTCAGTTAATGGAATACCTTAGATTCAGGGGGTTTCATTTTGAATTGCAATTTTTTGTGATGCATATTCTCTTTTCCATTACATTTGTGGTTGTAATCAGTCTTTGGAACGAATTCGAACAGCTGAAAATGTCTTTCAGGAAAAAACCTGATTGTCATTGTGGGCAGAgatgattgggggggggggggggggggggtatcaaaATTTTGTCTAGGCTCTAGATTCTTGTCATTTACaaagctttttgaaaatattacagGAACATTATTTTCtaatcaatgtttatttttatggCTAATAGCAACAgaaataaagaacagtgataTTATCAAGTATTTTAGTTTTTGGCTTATCATATGTTTTAAAATGGGACTTGGATATCGTAGATTCAGAGGGCTCGGAATTCAAATCCAGgtcttgcattttctcccttcctcaAGATAATTTCAATCGTTTTCTCCATTCATTCTGTTGCAGTCATGGGACCTTATGTGAAAAGAGTAATATGTGAAGAACTTGGCGCCCCAGAAACAAGTGTAGTTAACTGCACCCCACTAGAAGATTTTGGAGGAAAACATCCGGATCCCAATCTGACCTATGCAGCAGATTTGGTGGCAGAGATGGCAAAAGGACAACATGACTTTGGTGCAGCATTTGACGGTGATGGAGTAAGTTGTccagatacactgtacatcttgCTTTATGTGGTAGCTTTTATTTTTAGGTTGTTTAAAAACTCacaaaaatttaattcacacaaatattttgattgctttgatttgattttattggTTAAAATTTCCTTGTGCACATTGATCGATAGTAATGGAAGCTTTGGGAAAAGGTATTGTAAACTCTTAACCTTGTTTTTAAGATTTCATGACATATTAGGTATTTTATAATTGATTTACTACGGTACAGTTTTTGAAATACAGAGTAAAAATACAGGTATTTATAAAGTAAATTATGAAATACCACTCAATTAATCAAAAGTTTCAAGTGCGTAATAAAGCAGTTCAGTACAAATTCTGTCTGTTTGGGTTGGTGCCATGCATACTTGTCAAGTTGTCCGATATTTTACAAAAAGCAATAATTTTTATGTTCCAATTATGTTATAATTAAATTCTAATTAACAGGATAGAAACATGATCCTAGGAAAGAATGCCTTCTTTGTGACTCCTTCAGACTCTTTAGCTGTTTTAGCACACTATCTGGAATGTATACCATATTTCAAAAAGACAGGGGTCAAAGGTTATGCTCGTAGTATGCCAACAAGTGGAGCAGTAGACAGGTCGGTGATAAGTCAGACATAATGCAAAGAAATGTGACAGTTCTAGAATGTTGAATAAcaaaatagaaagaaaataatgcCATTTCACATGATTGGTTGATGAAAGTTTCTTCCCTGTAATAGAAATGACCAGTTCATTCATATTATATGAGAACAGTGTTTACAAATGTCAATTCAAAGACGTTTTCTTTTGTGTCAGGAAAAATTTGCACcaaaattttcattaattttctctCTCAATAACATTTTCCCCTGAcaggaatattttaaaaaagtagaAGATAGGAAAGTCTTAAAGACTTTATTAATGTCAAGCAAGAGATTTTATAAGCTAAATGAAAAACAAGTCGATATAAAATATTGTGGTAATACATTGAAGTAAAGGGGAATCCAGCTACCCTTTTTCCAGTCTGAATAAAGGTAACCCAATAAACACTGAAGTGCTATTCAGTCAAGGCTCCAATATAGCCTTGtacattctattttattgtGTTTATAATGTTTGTCAATGTTAACATTGTTACATCAGAGGTACAACTGCCCAGATAATGCCCGTGTGTCACGTTTCTGACACAAAATGAGCAATTTTctgtataaacaaaatttttgtatcattttaatttttacaggATAAACAATGAGGTTAAATTTCTATGGTTAAGAGAAAATTATaagcatttttgtgatttaaaatttattattctttattttgtatcagTTTAAtgttcaagggggggggggggggtatttaaaTTCATACATACAAGTATGCCTTTACCttaaaaacaacagaaattAAGAACCCATGAAAATGAATGACTTTACTGTATTTGGGCTTGAAACAAATATGTGAAAAGGGCTCAGCAAATTTTGTCCATACCACATTTTTTTACTCTTACTTGAATATcacatttacatttatttacatgtattttatatatacacctATGTACAGATGTAATTTGTTTTCTAGAGTTGCTAAAACCAAGAACCAGAAATGCTATGAAGTGCCCACTGGGTGGAAATTTTTTGGCAATTTGATGGATGCTGGCTGTTTGTCACTTTGTGGTGAGGAGAGCTTTGGTACTGGGTCTGACCACATCCGAGAGAAAGATGGACTGTGGGCAATTCTGGCCTGGCTGTCTGTCTTGGCCAATCAGAATTGCAGTGTGGAGCAGTGTGTGAAAAATCACTGGCAAACTTATGGGAGGAATTTCTATACAAGGTATGGGAATTCATATATAACAGCATACACATGTTAATATGTTCTTTGATTGTGCAACTATAATTTATCTGTTTTTCTGGTGTGGTATATTTACTTGTTTTTAGGCTGAAGTGCCagtttcacatacatgtaattattgtgATTTACTTTAAAGGCAAATAAATAAAGCTCTGAAGCAAGTTTCACTCCATCCCTCTCCCCCTCCCCCTCGCTGTGTAGGTAGATCAATAAGAGGAAGGGCAGTGGTTGTTATTGGATTGAATAAGATAGGTGATTTATTAATTTGTTTAGCACAATGTTCACAAGTATAAATTGACATTTAAATCAAGTGGGTATGACATTTATATGTGTCActataaagaaaattgaaaaagaaatacaaGAAGGTTGATATGGGGGAGAGCTCAGGTACTCGCAATAATAAATTTGTTGACCCTTAGTAGTTCATTGATGGATCCACCCCTGAAAAATTTGTGCCATGTGTGACTGGTATGTGGGACATGTTGTTAAAGGTGAGGTGAAAATATGGGCCTTGCAATGACATCGTTCTTATCTATTAGGATTGTAATAATTGCTTCCTTGTAGATAAATGTGGGTGGTTGGAATTACCAGAAAGAAATGTATGCACTCGGGCATCTTTTGTAGAAAGTTTGATTAAAACATTATAGCAAGTGAAAAATGTAGATCTATACTGTTTACTAAGATTTTTAGATGGGGTGTACTTACCGGTAAAAATTCAGTCAACTAATACAAGAAAAAAGTTCCATATGAAAGGAGTGAAAGTAATTTCTGTtcatttttataatataaagtAAGTTGGAATATGCACATACAGAAAGTGGAATTCTACTAATCATCGGCTTTGGTACTCGGATGTATGGCTATCACTCTTCATGCTCTGTCCCTAGCACTGCTGCCGGTTCCAATCATCAGATTCTCAGAAGGTTTGATGCTGGACATTCTCCAGTTGGTGGGTCAGCAGTGGTACACTATTCGATGAGTCTGTGCTTCCAGCAAAGATCATCTCAATGGTGCAGTAACCAGCAGGATGTTTTCTCCGCTGCTTCTCTACTGTCTTACTGACTTTTCCACTTATCCCTAGTTTTCTAAGCAGCTTCCATACTGATTTTGTTGAGAACCCTGTACACCTGACTTCAGCAAGAAACAGCCAAACATCCTTGATCCCTGCAGACAACCATACTTGAGGCTGTTTTTCTCATGTGCCTCCTCACATTGCTCTGCCCATAACATGGTCAGTTCTGTTGTGACCACCGTCTTTGGCTGCTGTGAGACTAACACTTCACCTGTCTGGAGTGTTGTTCCCATAATGGTAGGGAAAACCAGCTTCCTGTCTAAGTCCACTCTTAGCACTCTCTCTTGTCCTCTATCCAGCAATGTTTTTCTTACTGTTCTTCTATTAGCTGTTCACTCTCTCACAAACAGGATCTGCCTCTGCTTCACTTCTGTGGGCCATTTCCTTTTCCTTTCTACCTCCAGCAATCCCACAGGACTCTTGTCATACGATCTATATCTCTCTTGGGTTAATGCTACCTGGCATCCTGATAGAATATGTTCCATCATCCCTTTCGTTCCATAATTTTCAGCATGGGTCTTCACTCACTCCACACTGTGCAAACTTACAGGAGATGGGAGCTTTTGTCATACATCAACCTCAGTAAGAAAGAAACTCTGAACTGGTCATTCCTCCACAATTCTAACGATGTCAACTTGCGCTGACGTAAGTCTTATTTCATCCAGTCTCCCTGCTTTTCAAGCTAGGTTGTCCTCCCTCATATATGGTCTTCCTCGGTCCATCATACCTCTACTTGGACCATATTGTGCCTCTCCATTGTCAATGCTTTTGACCACTGCTGGAAGGGTGTCATAGCCACACCCTGTACTGACAATTCTGTCATCTGCCAAATCCTGCAAGGGATGACAATGGCATGTATGTAATTGGAATGATTTTAATACTATAAAGTTCATTTGACGTAAACAATAGTAAAACTCCACTCCATCTCCTCAGGCAACCATTCACTGCTCGTTCTTTGGCTTCAACTGACATGACCACATCCTTATGTATAAGGAGCAAGCACAGGTACCATGCTGGTAGATCCAGGCATTGTACTTCCTGAGTAATCCACTACTATCTACTTTGTTTAGCCACGTTTGTATTTTCATCCTGGTGTCCTTGATGCTACCTTTGTCTGTGAGGGATTCATTAAACCATTTCCCAATCATTTAATTTGATTTCCTGATATGGAAGGGATCTCATCCTGCTGGATGTTCATCTTGACTGTTGATGCACCCCTTCCTCAGCCCTAGACATCTGGACCTTCATGGCTTGAACTTCATGCAAGCTCAGGAAACGGTCTTTCAGTTCATGCTTCATAAACCACTTACTTTATACTGATGTAAAGAATGTTGATGAAGTTCAATGAACCAAATGAATTAcattttacaagtaaaatttaatgattttgaaataacacCTTCCTTTgcaaacacaattttttttcagcAGGTCAGAAAAAATGTTTCTGGGTCTCTCCAAAAAAGGTTTTTGAATATAAAGGTCctatttaaaaatcattattacgAAACAAATGTTAAAATACTCCCCTTTCTACAATTGATTTTTCTGTCTGTAgaattacagatattttacttGTCCCTGCTGTATAACCATTTTTACTCTCTATTTAAAAGAACTTCTAGTAGCAAACCAAATCAGTATTTCAATTTGTCATTGGGAAGATTTTAAtcactggtacatgtacttgatgtAACCCAGATATGCCTTGCGGATATAGATTGAGCATCAGAGACGTGGCATACATATATCTCAAAGAATAATCTTAAAGACTTACAACATATACGTTAGGAATCTCATAGTGATagagaaataaaaattgttAGCATAATTCTTTTAATTAACTGCACCCAAAtagctgatttttttttcctcttttATAATCAGCACAATGGATAATGATAATTGCATGCTATGAGGGTGATTGAGATATTACgcagtacatgtacttcatactATGTAAGCTATGATAGGGTAACTTGGCAGAAATAAAGTTCTATCAACGTCACAATGGAAAGGGATAAAGTGCCAACTTACGACAGAGCACTTGTTATCAGTGATCCGCTTTGTGGTGAGAAAGTATGACTGAACAATGTATTTATCCATTGTCAGTGTCTGCAGCAGCATCACACACACTTACATAATGTTGTTATTTCCTTTTGATCTGATTTAGTATAAACAAATTGAGAAAACTAATGGAAACAGTATCTTAACTTTGATATAACTTAGTCCCTTGAAgttatcattttgaaatgaacAGGATTTCTCAAAGTTCTATAGAAATAGATAACTGAAAATTCAAAGTCTTGTAGTGCAACTTAGGCATGCAATAGctacatatatattgtaaatggGAAATGATTGctgtggttttaatttcgctatGTTTGCGGTCGGGGATTTTTCCGTGATATTAAAACAACCCCAATCATTTTgcaagtgtgacacaataagttttgaacagttataaaatttgaattccgcAAAAATAAAACCACCGCAATTTGACCAATATGGAAAACCGTGAACTTTTAGCActgcaaaattaaaatcatttacagtatgtaaatatatattctctccaatattttgtgaatagagAGATAGGTagaggtagagagagagagagagagagagaggtagaggtagaggtagagagagagagagagagagagaggtagaggtagagagagagagagagaggtagagagagagagagagaggtagaggtagagagagagaggtagagagagagagagagagagatgaaacAGAGAACTTTCGAGAAACTTATTTTGGaaaatgcaaatgttcctaagttgtgtggattcaagtttttttcttcaagtTATTAACCCTGGAGTTAGGGTGGATTGGAGAgtaataaatgaagaaaattttatattgtttttctttttgcatgTAGATATGATTACGAAAACTGTGAAACTGGCCAAGCTAACAAAATGATGGACCATTTAAATGCATATGTTGGTGATGAGTCGAATATTGGAAAAGAGTACAGCGCTAAAGACAAGACCTACAAAGTAGCTAAGGCAGATAACTTCTCCTATACGGACCCTGTGGATAACAGTGTCAGTAAAAATCAGGTGAGCTAAGTAAAACATTGCACTGCAAACTGAAACAAGAAGTAGTGACAATAAAGCACCTGTTTTGCCCAAGATATTTATGAAGATTTCATATCATAATAGAATTATCACAAAGTTTGGGTTCAAAGTTTACATGGGGATATCTGGGGAAAATGtttctcaagaacaactagGCCAAGATCAAGATGCAACCATCTCCAGAtaagcagattcaagtttgtttaaatcatggttCATGACCCTGTTGGGCTAGGATGGGGTCAAAATGaatgataaataataaataaaggATAAAGAGataagaaaatcttttaaaaatctgctGAAGATCAATTCAGTTGTATAATAGGTATTGTTGTGTACAGTTTATTATGTAAACAGGTTTATAATGTCTGCCATTTATCTCTCCTCTCCCCCTGTTTCCATTCCCCCTTTCTTCATTTTATGAAAAGTTCATATTTCATCAGAATTTTAATATTCGTGATATTGCATCATTTATTGTGGTCAGAAGCCTTACATGAGTGATCTATGCAAGGAAATTGAACAATGACTGTTCAAGCACTCCCACTATTACCAACATCCTGTCTTTAATAAGTACACAACTGCTTGTGTCACACTTCTCGTCACACACCTTAATCACTAGTTTGTTTATATGTCAAGTTACATCTCTTAAGGAAATAATTCTGGTGGGTGGTTCTTGTCCTTAGTTTCAAAAACAACTTCTTTTCAGCAGCAAACATTGACTATGAATATAGAATGATAATTCCAGTCCTTTACTCcattaacttttgaacattatttactgattttcacaaaaattgcTGTAGAACATTTAGGACATGGGGTAGGGGAACAAAAATTCTAAGTTTGTGATCCCTGCCCTAAACTCATTCAACTTTTCCTTTTCTCTGGCATAAAAACGAGATGCAAAGTTATACTGTCAGCATGAAAGCCTATGTCAAAATTATAATGgatcataaaatgaaaatgcatgaaatattaaatttttttttactcctGAACATTTAGGAAGCAAACTAGATAACATGTTTATATTGAGCATAGAGGCCtgtactaaaattgtgaaatagtCAGTGGTTCAGGCTCTGAGTTAAGGCTTTATGGATTATTTAAGAAAATGCAATGTTTAAAATCTTTACTTTTGAATATTTAGCACATTTGCTGGTTTTGTAATTAAATTGATCATGGAGGCTTCTGCttctgtgaaattcatggcccttggaaaggagattttaaaagtaaaaattatttaaatctttgaatacatgtatcttgttttCAGACTGTGAGCATGTAGTACACACACTGAGTGTGTGAGTGCAACAAGTATAAGGCCTCTAtcaaaaattgttcaatttgtAATTCCTGGGTTCCAATTCTAGGATGGGACTCTATGGTTGATAGATAAAAAATTGCATTATTTCTATAAAACAACTCTTTGGTCATGAACAAATACTTTTCtgaaaactatttgatgttGTAGTGTCTATTGATTGATGTATGCCTttacaaatgaaataattatgttttaaagtAAATAAAGTGGGAAATATTTGTCTGTACAGCTTTAGGAATTGAGAAATATTACCAGAATCAGAGGAATTAGATAtcttgtttgacattcaatGTTCAGAGTTTTAAAGATGCACACACCTGATGGATGTTCTACATTGTGTAATACTTCGAATTGATTCATTTTGACCATAAGGATATTTAGCACATTCGCTTGCATCATCATGGTATGGCTCATACATGGACTGCTCATTTATACCAtaatcaaaagttttacatcgAATAAATACAGATTCTAATTCAGTCAGAAAAATGCTGTGTTTAATTAGATGGCTGGAATTGGTGTGCTCATAAAATTTTTAAGATATGATTTGAAACCATTGTTGCTAATCAATAATCTTTTATAGATCTATATTAAGGCATCTGATTCATATAGTTGTATCTGATTTTGCTGTAGGGTATTCGTCTGATCTTTGAGGACGGCTCCCGCATCATTTTCCGCCTCAGTGGGACAGGAAGTAGTGGTGCCACTATTCGTATGTACGTGGAAGGGTACGAGAATGATCCAGCTAAATACGAAATGGATCCTCAGGTAATTTTGAGATTTTGGCATCATTTTCTAAACTACTGTGAATCACATGTAAAACATGAGTGTTTATTTCCATGAGATCTGTGTATGAGATcatgagaaaatgaaattataattgaCAAAATGTGTtatgataattttgaaattaaggCTACTTTATAAAATTACTTGTGCATGGATTTTTCACAATTATAGATTAAGCAATCTGCAGTTGAACTTGTCTCCTGATGCTAATTAGGGCAGTAAAGAGATTTTACATGGTTCcaaaattttagaattttatacGCCTGTCATCAGACAGGACATATTAATGTTATGGCACTGTCCATGTGTCCAACTGGCTGACTAACTGTCCAAGGTCATGTTTTCTGAACTTTTTTCCATAATGGATGCATGTATAAATTATTGTGTTGAAATGTAGTCACAATCTTTACCTCAAGaagtgtaagagtgagtttgcatttcagctggattgatgCATCATTGATGCATCATGATCTACTTAGGGCTAtatagatattgccctgaaatttagtcacaagctttcTCTCAGAGGAAAACAAGTTCAGTtggcatttcagctggattggtgctctgtgacctactttagacTTAAAAggaggtcaaacagttttccagattttttttcattatggatataGGTATTGTCCTGAAATACCTGTATTTCAGGGCAATACATTAATTTTAGTCAAAACtttcctctcagagaaatacagatTCAGGGATAAAAGTAGGTTAAATAGTTTCCAGGACTATTTCCCTATTATAAagacagatattgcactgaaattttgtcatcacTTCCGATTGGTGTATGATGtactgtttgcggtactcttgtagAA
This genomic window from Ostrea edulis chromosome 4, xbOstEdul1.1, whole genome shotgun sequence contains:
- the LOC125670310 gene encoding phosphoglucomutase-1-like isoform X1; the encoded protein is MSYSSTSVSTSPIDGQKPGTSGLRKAVKVYLQKNYTENFVQSILEGGLGSIEGSTLVIGGDGRYYEKEAALLIIQMCAANGVSKVIVAHNALMSTPAVSCVIRKYKTNGGIILTASHNPGGPDADFGIKFNTENGGPAPENVTDKIFERTRNINQYKICPDLKVDLSKIGQSVYTVDGREFTVQIIDSVSDYVEYMKEIFDFPSLKNYLSSGKQVLMDSMNGVMGPYVKRVICEELGAPETSVVNCTPLEDFGGKHPDPNLTYAADLVAEMAKGQHDFGAAFDGDGDRNMILGKNAFFVTPSDSLAVLAHYLECIPYFKKTGVKGYARSMPTSGAVDRVAKTKNQKCYEVPTGWKFFGNLMDAGCLSLCGEESFGTGSDHIREKDGLWAILAWLSVLANQNCSVEQCVKNHWQTYGRNFYTRYDYENCETGQANKMMDHLNAYVGDESNIGKEYSAKDKTYKVAKADNFSYTDPVDNSVSKNQGIRLIFEDGSRIIFRLSGTGSSGATIRMYVEGYENDPAKYEMDPQVVLRPLIDIALMVSKLSELTGRDSPTVIT
- the LOC125670310 gene encoding phosphoglucomutase-1-like isoform X2 codes for the protein MYLDAQIFLDFRLKGIKVSKVIVAHNALMSTPAVSCVIRKYKTNGGIILTASHNPGGPDADFGIKFNTENGGPAPENVTDKIFERTRNINQYKICPDLKVDLSKIGQSVYTVDGREFTVQIIDSVSDYVEYMKEIFDFPSLKNYLSSGKQVLMDSMNGVMGPYVKRVICEELGAPETSVVNCTPLEDFGGKHPDPNLTYAADLVAEMAKGQHDFGAAFDGDGDRNMILGKNAFFVTPSDSLAVLAHYLECIPYFKKTGVKGYARSMPTSGAVDRVAKTKNQKCYEVPTGWKFFGNLMDAGCLSLCGEESFGTGSDHIREKDGLWAILAWLSVLANQNCSVEQCVKNHWQTYGRNFYTRYDYENCETGQANKMMDHLNAYVGDESNIGKEYSAKDKTYKVAKADNFSYTDPVDNSVSKNQGIRLIFEDGSRIIFRLSGTGSSGATIRMYVEGYENDPAKYEMDPQVVLRPLIDIALMVSKLSELTGRDSPTVIT